In one Mucilaginibacter ginsenosidivorax genomic region, the following are encoded:
- a CDS encoding NADH-quinone oxidoreductase subunit B: MSSDITSEDGGVVITKMNDLLNWARLSSLWPLSFGIACCAIEMMGSMASTYDLDRFGVFPRPSARQADVIIIAGTVTFKMAERIKRLYEQMPEPKYVISMGSCSNCGGPYWQHGYHVVKGVDRVIPVDVYVQGCPPRPEALIGAILELQKKIEGERLIGA; encoded by the coding sequence ATGAGTAGCGATATAACCAGCGAAGACGGCGGTGTAGTGATCACCAAAATGAACGACCTGCTTAACTGGGCGCGTTTATCATCCCTATGGCCGTTAAGCTTCGGCATAGCCTGTTGCGCCATCGAGATGATGGGTTCCATGGCATCTACTTACGACCTTGACCGTTTTGGTGTGTTCCCCCGCCCATCAGCCCGCCAGGCTGATGTGATCATTATAGCAGGTACTGTTACCTTTAAAATGGCCGAACGCATCAAGCGCCTGTACGAGCAAATGCCCGAACCTAAATACGTGATTAGTATGGGCTCATGCTCCAACTGCGGCGGTCCGTACTGGCAGCACGGATACCACGTGGTAAAAGGCGTAGATAGGGTGATCCCCGTTGATGTATACGTACAAGGCTGCCCACCCCGCCCCGAGGCTTTGATTGGCGCTATTTTGGAATTGCAGAAGAAGATTGAAGGAGAGAGGTTGATAGGGGCGTAG
- a CDS encoding cupin-like domain-containing protein → MDIIRRDNITYEEFMEEHYKPGIPLVFTNAAKVWKANGLFTPDWFRENYPDRQTDVRGNILTMKEAMDMVEASTEEKPAVYPIIFDIPATIPELMPLLDPLDLNYASPNWLKNKMFSIGKWGGATELFVGGPGGRFPYMHIDYYHLNAWITQLYGQKRFTVFPRGQEHLLYPRPDDPWRSEVNVFEPDYEKHPLFKDATPINFVVGPGETLFIPFGTWHTAYSLTPTISVAFDTLNSKNHKEFMQDVWTFKKRQSKLKAIAMYAYAAVATQTSKISEGLSSRKS, encoded by the coding sequence ATGGACATTATCAGAAGAGACAACATTACCTACGAAGAATTTATGGAAGAGCATTATAAACCGGGCATTCCGCTGGTTTTTACAAATGCCGCCAAAGTTTGGAAAGCTAATGGGCTGTTCACTCCCGATTGGTTCAGGGAAAATTATCCCGACAGACAAACGGATGTACGTGGCAATATCCTTACCATGAAGGAGGCTATGGACATGGTAGAAGCCAGTACCGAAGAAAAACCCGCGGTATACCCTATTATATTTGATATCCCGGCAACTATACCGGAGTTGATGCCGCTTTTAGATCCCCTGGATTTAAATTACGCATCACCAAACTGGTTAAAAAATAAAATGTTCAGCATTGGCAAATGGGGCGGCGCTACCGAATTGTTTGTTGGCGGCCCGGGCGGCAGGTTTCCGTACATGCACATAGATTATTACCATTTAAACGCCTGGATAACTCAACTGTACGGCCAAAAACGTTTTACCGTTTTCCCACGCGGACAGGAGCATTTACTATACCCCCGCCCCGATGATCCATGGCGTTCGGAAGTAAACGTATTTGAACCCGATTACGAAAAACATCCGCTGTTTAAAGATGCCACTCCAATAAATTTTGTAGTCGGGCCTGGCGAAACGTTATTTATCCCTTTTGGTACCTGGCATACGGCCTATTCGCTTACGCCAACCATTTCGGTGGCCTTTGACACCCTCAACAGCAAAAACCACAAGGAATTTATGCAGGATGTATGGACGTTTAAAAAACGCCAAAGCAAACTGAAGGCGATTGCTATGTACGCCTACGCCGCTGTGGCTACACAAACATCGAAGATTAG
- a CDS encoding NADH-quinone oxidoreductase subunit A: MTEVSQISEFGKILIFLITGIIMVCVIFFFNRLLAPSNPNYEKLTSYECGEEPTGNAWLPFNSRFYVIALIFLLFDVEMVFIFPWATVFGNHELIAADNRWGWFSLAEMFIFLGILVLGLVYVWAKGDLEWIKAKPTVPTTDVNIPLSFYEQLNLEQGEFVVKPFSMTSEPVAPEPVVAEAPAEAAPARKPMFKPTFKKPTNE, translated from the coding sequence ATGACCGAGGTTTCGCAAATATCAGAATTTGGAAAGATACTCATCTTTCTTATCACCGGGATAATAATGGTGTGCGTGATATTTTTTTTCAACCGGTTACTGGCTCCCAGTAACCCCAATTACGAGAAGCTAACTTCCTATGAATGTGGCGAAGAGCCTACCGGCAATGCCTGGCTGCCCTTCAATTCGCGTTTTTACGTTATCGCGTTAATATTTTTATTGTTCGATGTCGAGATGGTTTTTATATTCCCCTGGGCTACCGTTTTTGGCAACCACGAGCTGATTGCCGCCGATAACCGCTGGGGATGGTTCTCGCTGGCCGAAATGTTTATCTTTTTAGGCATCCTGGTATTAGGACTGGTTTACGTGTGGGCCAAAGGCGATTTGGAATGGATAAAAGCCAAACCAACCGTACCCACAACCGATGTAAACATCCCGCTATCGTTTTACGAGCAGCTGAACCTGGAGCAAGGCGAATTTGTTGTAAAACCATTTAGCATGACCAGTGAACCTGTTGCACCTGAGCCTGTTGTTGCCGAAGCACCTGCAGAGGCCGCCCCGGCGCGCAAGCCCATGTTTAAACCCACCTTTAAAAAGCCCACAAATGAGTAG
- a CDS encoding glycosyltransferase family protein, translating to MKVSGFTFIRNAVKNDYPIVEAINSILPLCDEFIVAAGNSDDGTRELIEAIGSPKIKIIDTIWDDSLKDGGRVFAVETEKAFAAISPDSDWAFYIQGDEAVHEKYHPLIKKEMEDALNKPNIEGLLFKYLHFYGSYDYYGDSRRWYRREIRLVKNIKGIHAYRDAQGFRLNDRKIKVKLIDAYIYHYGWAKPPQGLNNKIRNFNKFYHDDAWMEQNLPETFEFDYSNADKLVRFTGTHPAPIQKRIAATNWNIDFSTKELRKAMTFRRKFLQFVEKYTGWRIGEYRNYEIVER from the coding sequence ATGAAAGTATCCGGATTTACCTTTATCAGAAACGCGGTTAAAAACGATTATCCAATTGTGGAGGCCATCAACTCCATTTTGCCCCTTTGCGATGAGTTTATCGTAGCAGCCGGCAACTCTGATGATGGCACTCGCGAACTGATCGAGGCCATCGGATCGCCAAAAATCAAGATCATCGATACCATTTGGGACGATTCGCTGAAAGATGGCGGCCGGGTGTTCGCGGTAGAGACGGAGAAGGCCTTCGCGGCCATATCGCCGGATAGCGACTGGGCATTTTATATCCAGGGGGATGAGGCGGTACATGAGAAATATCATCCGTTGATAAAAAAGGAGATGGAGGATGCGCTTAACAAACCTAACATTGAAGGCCTGCTGTTTAAATACCTTCATTTTTACGGCTCCTATGATTACTACGGCGATTCGCGCAGGTGGTACCGCCGCGAGATCCGCCTGGTTAAAAACATCAAAGGCATACATGCCTACCGGGATGCGCAGGGTTTCCGCCTTAACGACCGGAAGATTAAAGTAAAGCTGATTGACGCTTACATTTACCACTACGGTTGGGCCAAACCTCCGCAGGGATTAAATAACAAAATCCGCAACTTCAACAAGTTTTACCACGACGATGCCTGGATGGAGCAAAACCTGCCCGAAACTTTTGAGTTTGACTACAGCAACGCCGATAAACTGGTCCGCTTTACCGGCACCCACCCCGCACCCATACAAAAACGCATTGCCGCCACCAACTGGAATATTGATTTCAGCACCAAAGAGTTGCGCAAAGCGATGACCTTTCGCCGTAAGTTTTTGCAGTTTGTAGAGAAGTATACCGGCTGGCGGATAGGAGAGTATAGGAATTATGAGATAGTGGAAAGGTAG
- a CDS encoding alpha/beta hydrolase — MKKLIVLFLLFSNYAIAQTATPRQSFFPKGTALYGDINYAGDTLKNHLLDIYLPPVVKSKYPLIVWIHGGGWRMNDKYADMGYMTETLKGFIDKGYAVASINYRWSTQAAFPAQIQDCNQALEFLYQNASKYKLDKDKIALIGFSAGGHLASLMGLSGNDNVAAFYPAGKKSHFKIKLVLDFYGPSDFLSLAGPDQKDAQHAISLLLGASVFDRPDLGKIASPVTYIDKNDPPFLIVQGEKDEAVNPLQSISLSLHLKLAGVKNEFIIVPNAPHFGVMFDAEDIRNKVFAWLDEYLK; from the coding sequence ATGAAAAAGCTTATCGTTTTATTCCTGCTGTTTAGCAATTACGCAATCGCCCAAACAGCCACTCCAAGGCAATCATTTTTTCCAAAGGGGACTGCGCTTTACGGCGATATTAATTATGCCGGCGATACCTTAAAAAATCACCTGTTGGATATTTACCTGCCGCCAGTTGTAAAAAGCAAATATCCGCTTATTGTATGGATACATGGCGGCGGCTGGCGCATGAACGATAAATATGCTGATATGGGTTATATGACCGAAACCCTAAAAGGATTTATCGACAAAGGATACGCAGTTGCATCTATCAATTACCGGTGGAGTACACAGGCCGCATTCCCGGCGCAGATACAGGACTGTAACCAGGCTTTGGAGTTCTTATATCAAAATGCGTCGAAATATAAGTTGGATAAGGATAAGATAGCGCTGATAGGCTTTTCGGCAGGCGGGCACCTGGCCTCGTTGATGGGTTTATCCGGTAATGACAATGTTGCGGCTTTTTATCCGGCAGGCAAAAAGAGCCATTTTAAAATTAAACTGGTGTTGGATTTCTATGGCCCTTCAGACTTTCTTTCGCTTGCCGGGCCAGATCAAAAGGATGCGCAGCATGCCATCTCGTTGTTATTGGGCGCCAGCGTATTTGACAGGCCCGATTTAGGCAAGATTGCCAGCCCGGTGACTTACATTGATAAAAACGATCCGCCGTTTTTGATTGTGCAAGGCGAAAAGGACGAGGCGGTTAACCCGCTGCAATCAATTTCGCTTAGCTTGCATTTGAAGTTGGCAGGCGTAAAAAACGAATTTATTATTGTGCCCAACGCCCCTCATTTTGGGGTGATGTTTGATGCGGAAGATATAAGGAACAAAGTGTTTGCCTGGCTGGATGAGTATTTAAAGTAA
- a CDS encoding BaiN/RdsA family NAD(P)/FAD-dependent oxidoreductase: MTTKLTKQTDFDAIIIGGGACGLMCAVQAGFLGKRTLVLEKADRVGAKILISGGGRCNYTNLYATNQQFISQNPHFCKSAFSQWTVDDTISFFETYGITGKEKTLGQLFPESDKAKDIVEVFTNLCADMEQDIWCNADVKMVEKTDDGFTVRVELNGKQEFISAPNVVIAAGGLPIPKMGATDFGLRTARQFGLKIADTAPALVPLTITGKDQPWFEQLSGNSIFCRVWNDRISFEENILFTHWGLSGPAILQISSYWKPGETIYIDLLPNQNIADLIQQEKETNGKKMLLAYLAGLYTRKFAEALSDRLPVEKNLASLTKTEIEDISQLIHGFKVKPAGDKGYDKAEVMRGGVSTDELSSKTLEAKKVPGLFFGGECVDVTGWLGGYNFQWAWASGFVIAQNL; the protein is encoded by the coding sequence ATGACAACAAAATTAACAAAACAAACAGATTTTGACGCAATAATTATTGGCGGCGGCGCCTGCGGCCTCATGTGCGCGGTGCAAGCCGGCTTTTTGGGCAAGCGTACGCTGGTGCTGGAAAAGGCCGACCGTGTAGGTGCCAAGATACTGATAAGTGGTGGCGGCCGCTGTAATTACACCAACCTGTACGCTACCAACCAGCAATTTATATCGCAAAATCCACACTTCTGTAAATCAGCCTTTTCGCAATGGACAGTGGATGATACCATCAGTTTTTTTGAAACCTATGGCATTACCGGTAAAGAAAAAACTTTGGGCCAGCTATTCCCCGAAAGTGATAAAGCTAAAGATATAGTCGAAGTGTTCACCAACCTATGTGCCGATATGGAACAGGATATCTGGTGCAATGCCGACGTAAAAATGGTTGAAAAAACTGACGATGGTTTTACCGTTCGGGTCGAGCTTAATGGCAAACAGGAATTTATAAGCGCGCCCAATGTGGTTATAGCCGCAGGTGGCCTGCCTATCCCCAAAATGGGCGCTACCGATTTTGGATTGCGTACCGCCCGGCAGTTCGGTTTAAAAATTGCCGATACCGCCCCTGCCCTGGTGCCGCTTACCATTACCGGCAAAGATCAGCCCTGGTTTGAGCAGCTGAGCGGCAACAGTATTTTTTGCCGCGTTTGGAACGACAGGATCAGCTTTGAAGAAAACATACTGTTTACCCACTGGGGACTAAGCGGACCTGCCATATTGCAGATCTCCTCGTACTGGAAACCCGGCGAAACCATCTACATCGACCTGCTCCCCAACCAAAACATTGCCGACCTGATTCAGCAAGAAAAAGAAACCAACGGCAAAAAAATGCTGCTGGCCTACCTGGCCGGCCTATACACCCGCAAGTTTGCCGAGGCATTAAGCGATAGGTTGCCTGTAGAGAAAAACCTGGCATCGCTCACCAAAACCGAGATTGAAGATATTAGCCAGCTGATACACGGCTTTAAAGTAAAACCCGCCGGCGATAAAGGGTACGACAAAGCCGAAGTAATGCGCGGCGGCGTATCAACCGACGAGCTATCATCCAAAACCCTCGAAGCAAAAAAAGTCCCCGGCCTGTTCTTCGGCGGCGAATGCGTTGATGTAACCGGCTGGCTTGGCGGCTACAATTTTCAATGGGCCTGGGCCAGCGGGTTTGTGATAGCGCAGAATTTGTAG